From a single Adhaeribacter swui genomic region:
- a CDS encoding DUF6712 family protein, which yields MALIKSIEEFQKWVGVNESASLEAVMGDILLVEDEIISKYLGRNFMAELDQKYNEAPDSLTELEVKLIDKLQQAISNLAQESYLDLNQVQISDGGIHIESTGSRKTAFQWQINNLRKSFLRKGYNGLERALEVLEVNIDATEFATWAESSFATAFHQFFINTAREFSQEYNIYNSRLTYMHLLHILKKAESFFLEPVLGPELFYELKDQIKDRDLLPENKILLEEFIRPALAHLVVSQALAEEGFRLTPDGIELTFGRFDDLNKEKASDSASQLNRKIRNAHQDGQAYLVKLRNYLDAKSSATVYSSYYESPLYQPPGGPKNIVIRNTDPTAKTFRFF from the coding sequence ATGGCTTTAATTAAATCGATCGAAGAATTTCAAAAGTGGGTGGGCGTTAACGAAAGTGCCAGCCTCGAAGCCGTGATGGGCGACATCTTACTAGTGGAAGATGAAATCATTAGCAAGTACCTGGGCCGCAATTTTATGGCGGAACTGGATCAAAAATACAACGAAGCTCCGGATAGTTTAACGGAGCTGGAAGTTAAATTGATTGATAAGCTGCAGCAGGCGATCAGCAACCTGGCGCAGGAAAGTTACCTGGATTTAAACCAGGTGCAAATTTCGGATGGCGGTATTCATATCGAAAGCACCGGCTCCCGGAAAACGGCCTTTCAGTGGCAGATCAACAACCTCCGGAAAAGCTTTTTGCGCAAAGGCTATAATGGTCTGGAGCGGGCTTTGGAAGTTCTGGAGGTAAATATCGATGCGACCGAGTTTGCCACCTGGGCAGAGTCCTCCTTTGCCACCGCTTTTCACCAGTTCTTTATTAATACCGCCCGGGAGTTTTCGCAGGAGTATAACATTTATAACTCGCGGCTTACCTACATGCACTTACTGCATATTTTAAAAAAAGCTGAGAGTTTCTTCCTGGAGCCGGTGCTGGGCCCAGAACTTTTTTATGAGTTAAAAGACCAGATTAAGGATCGGGACTTGCTGCCGGAGAATAAAATTTTACTCGAGGAGTTTATTAGGCCGGCGCTGGCGCACCTGGTGGTTTCCCAGGCCTTAGCTGAAGAAGGTTTCCGGTTAACGCCGGATGGCATTGAACTGACCTTTGGCCGCTTTGATGATTTAAATAAAGAAAAAGCCTCGGACAGCGCCAGCCAATTAAACCGCAAGATCCGGAACGCGCACCAGGACGGCCAGGCTTACCTGGTTAAACTCCGTAATTACCTGGACGCAAAGTCCTCCGCAACTGTTTATTCTTCCTACTATGAGAGTCCTTTGTACCAACCACCCGGAGGACCAAAAAATATTGTTATCCGCAACACGGATCCAACCGCTAAAACTTTCCGCTTCTTTTAA
- a CDS encoding DUF5675 family protein encodes MPNQSTLHINRTLHQPKQTLGVMTVKLGSQVIYNCKTLELPWLQNKSKVSCIPTGTYQVRKRNSPKYGDHFHVLDVPGRDYILIHHGNYYTDILGCILPGQNFSDINGDGLRDVTNSKNTMKMLLSLLPDSFTLIIT; translated from the coding sequence ATGCCTAATCAATCCACCCTCCACATTAATCGGACGCTGCATCAGCCTAAACAAACTTTAGGCGTGATGACCGTAAAGCTCGGTAGCCAGGTTATTTACAACTGTAAAACCCTGGAGCTGCCCTGGCTTCAAAATAAATCCAAAGTAAGCTGCATTCCCACCGGTACCTACCAGGTGCGAAAACGGAACTCGCCCAAATACGGCGACCACTTCCACGTGCTCGATGTTCCCGGCCGGGATTACATCCTGATTCACCATGGTAATTATTACACTGATATTCTTGGATGCATCCTCCCTGGTCAAAACTTTAGCGACATCAATGGCGATGGCCTGCGCGATGTGACCAACAGCAAAAACACCATGAAAATGCTTTTAAGCTTGCTCCCAGACTCTTTCACCTTAATTATTACCTAA
- a CDS encoding SprB repeat-containing protein yields the protein MANKASLTFSFRHNSLQVGQYVELRLFGNVVRFTGATVTDTANRQFKVTSGAGPAAIALQQIIQDYIAASGAGKYTVEYFQEGDGPSSENPDGYWIYIFVVQATELGSAYNFTGSTVSGTTWVIGYTDSRAEFLSATYTTSLVKCFSGSSGAIAVTVTGGEGPFTFLWADGPTTKDRDLLPAGTYQLLIKDGTGQDYSLTAEVGQNPRIEVQVIKGDGTLALNVSGGVAPYTYLWEDGSTGSSRENVSYGEYSCIVTDSLGCQVEVPINFDKERFFFSRNPVTLELEADELELKPNLTFLCEVWLEKVYLSGNFEKITEDPLEHPADSDGKTIFNVRRLLDAYLEPHFPEFKQNTISRADSCFKRFYLKHTEKFGNPPVPSSFSQIDYRYVLIGGLDWPEHYAQTYFESYLPQRQPFFTWDLPTKAVFPDQPEYLYFMPLSMLTTSFTVKAKVNYRGEAPVTYDLFTQENINRFELYCVPAGHDLLDLAGKRPGSTILGWDIYVVDQAGTQISETRRYELDQRYFRQKRYLLYTNSIGGINTIAALGEGKSKLDPDVQQLERIITPDFNPARGEVAITDKYLKPSLELTTGYRTRKEIASLTDFVLAREARLFGRDRYQAGTFVAKNVVLDDESEDFNYIDFEFMLAKQYNYTPQLKLAGYLDETPTTDPREPW from the coding sequence ATGGCCAATAAAGCTTCCTTAACTTTTAGTTTTCGACATAATAGCCTGCAAGTAGGCCAATACGTGGAGTTGCGGTTGTTTGGTAATGTGGTCCGCTTTACGGGAGCCACCGTTACCGACACTGCCAACCGCCAATTTAAAGTAACCTCCGGCGCCGGACCGGCCGCCATTGCTTTGCAGCAAATCATTCAGGATTACATTGCGGCCAGTGGTGCGGGCAAGTACACGGTAGAATATTTTCAGGAAGGAGATGGGCCAAGCTCCGAAAACCCCGATGGTTATTGGATTTATATTTTTGTGGTTCAAGCCACGGAGCTGGGTTCGGCTTACAACTTCACCGGCAGCACCGTTTCCGGTACAACCTGGGTGATCGGCTACACCGATTCCCGTGCCGAATTTTTATCGGCCACTTATACAACTAGCCTGGTAAAATGCTTTAGTGGCAGCTCCGGTGCCATTGCTGTTACCGTTACGGGCGGAGAAGGACCTTTTACCTTTTTGTGGGCCGATGGTCCTACCACTAAAGATCGCGACTTATTGCCTGCCGGCACTTATCAACTTTTAATTAAAGATGGTACCGGCCAGGATTATTCTTTAACGGCGGAGGTAGGCCAAAACCCTCGGATCGAAGTCCAGGTGATTAAAGGTGATGGCACCTTAGCACTAAATGTTTCGGGAGGCGTAGCGCCTTACACCTATTTGTGGGAAGACGGCAGCACCGGATCCTCCCGGGAGAATGTTAGTTACGGGGAGTACTCCTGTATCGTAACTGATTCTTTAGGGTGCCAGGTAGAGGTGCCGATTAATTTTGATAAAGAACGTTTTTTCTTTTCCCGCAATCCGGTTACCCTGGAGCTGGAGGCCGATGAGCTGGAGTTAAAACCAAACCTGACCTTCTTGTGCGAAGTCTGGCTGGAAAAAGTTTATCTATCCGGTAACTTCGAAAAAATAACCGAGGATCCTTTGGAGCACCCGGCCGACAGCGATGGTAAAACCATTTTTAACGTGCGCCGGCTTCTGGATGCGTACCTGGAGCCGCACTTTCCGGAGTTTAAACAGAACACGATTAGCCGGGCCGATAGTTGTTTTAAACGCTTTTACCTGAAGCACACCGAGAAGTTTGGCAACCCTCCGGTACCTTCTTCCTTTAGCCAAATAGACTACCGGTACGTGTTGATCGGTGGCCTGGACTGGCCGGAGCATTACGCGCAAACCTATTTTGAAAGCTATTTGCCCCAGCGCCAGCCTTTCTTTACCTGGGATTTACCTACTAAGGCCGTGTTCCCGGATCAACCGGAATACCTGTACTTTATGCCCCTGAGTATGCTGACTACCAGCTTCACGGTTAAGGCTAAAGTAAATTACCGGGGCGAAGCGCCTGTCACCTACGATTTATTTACCCAGGAAAACATCAACCGATTTGAGTTGTACTGCGTGCCAGCCGGCCATGACTTGCTGGATTTAGCGGGTAAAAGGCCTGGCAGTACTATCCTGGGCTGGGATATCTACGTGGTAGATCAGGCCGGCACCCAGATTTCCGAAACCCGGCGCTACGAATTGGACCAGCGCTATTTTCGCCAAAAACGCTACTTGTTGTACACTAACAGCATTGGCGGCATCAATACCATTGCGGCTCTCGGCGAAGGCAAAAGTAAGCTGGATCCGGATGTGCAGCAGCTCGAACGCATTATTACGCCGGACTTTAATCCGGCCCGGGGCGAAGTGGCCATCACGGATAAATACTTGAAGCCCTCCCTGGAGCTTACTACCGGTTACCGGACCCGGAAGGAAATAGCCAGTTTAACGGATTTTGTGCTCGCCCGGGAGGCCCGGCTCTTTGGCCGTGATCGGTACCAGGCCGGGACTTTCGTTGCTAAAAACGTGGTGCTGGATGATGAAAGCGAAGACTTTAATTACATCGATTTTGAGTTTATGCTGGCCAAGCAATACAACTACACGCCGCAGCTAAAGCTGGCCGGCTACCTGGATGAGACGCCCACCACTGACCCGCGCGAACCATGGTAG
- a CDS encoding phage tail tape measure protein, whose protein sequence is MATTKEQRIVEIIINGQQANASLKEMNAAAAVMWNQLQKMGKDDPGRAQLKKDFQQLKENIKDTKDEMLGLEKNSLMAKLGLNGVTSATGLLKAGFQAAVAAFLPLLALDGLIELAKGFLGLVDHVDEVRGSISSLTGEQGAALDGLYVQVEAISKTFDKDWNEVMRAGNVVAKEFGISNEQAFELIEKGILAGADANGDFLEQLSEYSTQFATAGASAEDFVAVLAKGANEGIFSDKAADTVKEFGLRIREQTKATGEALDAAFGQAFTDKIFKGINDGSMTTVEALKLVSTEMNNTTIPASALQTVVADVFGGPGEDAGIEFLKSLKDLGGEIDSMIDKNNILTSAQIDQLDAEKQLAAAQAALGATFSGTGSTIDWLMTVTKAWLLNAVAWAINDMKGLRNAVVGVWDAIKSLGSSFGAMWDAFKNGDFSGIKKAFSDMGTNASKAYREGYNHYDKIAAEDKLKLEKQEHEKSAKQAEELRKDQAEKTRKEKEKEADKAAKEAERKLKEQRAKEKQAREQFEKEEEKAALELAKLKIDVMADGLDKTLAKLRLANELELKEMEKHRDKVVKSAVTTQAEKDAAIARFEEQKTAKAQELANQEAAARKKDEDLQKSKNQKSKDEQLKELDEKAVIAAESIENEYLQKQAALDGQVVRTIEAEQIRDMALLEQKNATAAAKLAALEAAGQGESAQALKLKNEVLRHDSERTAKMRDNEEKLTKVKSDLARMQIGKAQEAIQTGIDLLGKDTAARKVAVTAHKAFSLGKIAVDLREEIQAIWKHANQNPMNALIPGSGNIIAGVQTALAIGRAVKSTKEVTAQQFYAGGMTKKDGNPALIKMMERNGIWEMASGQSGGSIGAFAEGGMVNEARLGLIGEKGAELVIPNWMIKSPKYANTVAYLEAERQKGVTAFATGGPTSETSLPAPRPVEENQGYTPYEQAMLSRLDSLTDEIKAWPTKLQVYNDVGQTQEKLELLNEIREMSRG, encoded by the coding sequence ATGGCAACGACAAAAGAACAACGCATCGTTGAAATTATTATCAACGGGCAGCAGGCCAATGCTTCCTTAAAAGAAATGAACGCGGCCGCCGCCGTGATGTGGAACCAGCTGCAGAAAATGGGCAAGGATGATCCCGGCCGGGCGCAACTCAAAAAGGATTTCCAGCAGCTCAAAGAAAATATTAAAGATACCAAGGATGAAATGCTTGGCCTGGAGAAAAACTCCCTGATGGCCAAACTTGGTTTAAACGGCGTTACCTCCGCTACCGGTTTGCTGAAGGCTGGATTTCAAGCGGCCGTGGCGGCATTTCTGCCTTTGTTGGCGCTGGACGGTTTAATCGAGTTAGCGAAGGGGTTTCTGGGTTTAGTGGACCACGTCGATGAGGTCCGGGGTAGTATTTCCAGTTTGACCGGCGAGCAGGGAGCGGCGCTCGATGGCTTATACGTGCAGGTGGAAGCCATCTCCAAAACTTTTGATAAAGACTGGAACGAGGTGATGCGGGCCGGCAACGTGGTGGCCAAAGAGTTCGGTATTTCTAACGAGCAGGCCTTTGAGTTAATTGAAAAAGGAATCCTGGCCGGAGCTGATGCGAACGGTGATTTCCTGGAACAGCTATCCGAGTACTCCACCCAATTTGCCACGGCCGGCGCTTCCGCCGAAGACTTTGTGGCGGTTTTAGCCAAGGGTGCCAATGAAGGTATTTTCTCCGATAAAGCGGCCGATACCGTGAAAGAATTTGGCCTCCGGATCCGGGAGCAAACCAAAGCTACCGGCGAGGCTCTGGATGCCGCATTTGGCCAGGCTTTTACCGATAAAATTTTTAAAGGTATTAATGACGGTAGTATGACTACCGTCGAAGCGCTGAAGCTGGTGAGTACCGAAATGAACAACACTACTATTCCGGCCAGTGCTTTGCAAACGGTAGTAGCGGACGTTTTTGGTGGACCTGGTGAAGATGCGGGTATCGAGTTTTTGAAAAGCCTGAAAGATCTGGGTGGCGAAATTGACTCCATGATCGATAAAAATAATATTCTTACTTCCGCGCAGATTGATCAACTGGATGCCGAGAAGCAACTGGCGGCCGCGCAGGCAGCCCTTGGTGCTACTTTCTCCGGTACCGGATCCACCATCGATTGGTTAATGACGGTTACCAAAGCCTGGCTTTTAAATGCCGTAGCTTGGGCCATTAATGACATGAAAGGCCTCCGGAATGCCGTAGTGGGTGTTTGGGATGCCATCAAAAGTTTAGGATCCAGCTTCGGCGCGATGTGGGATGCTTTTAAAAATGGTGATTTCTCCGGAATTAAAAAGGCTTTTTCGGATATGGGTACCAATGCTTCCAAAGCCTACCGGGAAGGCTATAACCATTATGATAAAATTGCGGCCGAAGACAAACTAAAATTAGAAAAGCAGGAGCACGAAAAATCGGCCAAGCAGGCGGAGGAGCTTCGAAAAGATCAGGCAGAAAAAACCAGGAAGGAGAAAGAAAAAGAAGCCGACAAAGCGGCCAAAGAAGCTGAACGGAAATTAAAAGAGCAACGCGCCAAGGAAAAGCAGGCCCGGGAGCAATTTGAAAAAGAAGAAGAAAAGGCGGCGCTGGAGCTGGCTAAACTTAAGATTGATGTCATGGCCGATGGCCTGGATAAAACGCTGGCCAAACTTCGCTTAGCCAATGAGCTGGAGCTGAAGGAAATGGAAAAGCACCGGGATAAAGTGGTAAAAAGTGCGGTCACTACCCAGGCAGAAAAAGATGCGGCCATTGCCCGGTTTGAAGAGCAGAAAACAGCCAAAGCTCAGGAGCTGGCTAACCAGGAAGCCGCAGCGCGTAAAAAAGATGAAGATCTGCAGAAAAGTAAAAATCAGAAGTCGAAAGATGAGCAGCTGAAAGAACTGGATGAAAAAGCTGTTATAGCGGCCGAGAGTATTGAAAATGAGTACCTGCAAAAACAGGCAGCGCTGGATGGCCAGGTGGTCCGGACGATTGAAGCCGAACAGATTCGGGATATGGCATTGTTGGAACAAAAGAACGCCACGGCAGCTGCTAAACTTGCCGCATTGGAAGCCGCTGGCCAAGGGGAATCAGCGCAGGCCTTAAAGTTAAAAAATGAAGTCTTGCGCCACGATTCCGAGCGCACCGCGAAAATGCGTGACAATGAGGAAAAGCTTACCAAAGTAAAAAGTGACCTGGCCCGCATGCAGATCGGCAAAGCGCAGGAGGCTATCCAGACCGGTATTGATTTGTTGGGCAAAGATACGGCTGCCCGGAAAGTGGCTGTAACCGCGCACAAAGCTTTTAGCTTAGGTAAAATTGCGGTAGATCTTCGGGAAGAAATCCAGGCCATCTGGAAGCACGCCAACCAAAACCCCATGAACGCCTTAATTCCCGGATCCGGTAACATTATTGCCGGCGTGCAAACGGCACTGGCAATTGGCCGGGCTGTAAAGAGTACCAAAGAAGTTACTGCACAGCAATTTTACGCCGGTGGTATGACCAAAAAAGATGGCAATCCGGCCCTTATTAAAATGATGGAGCGCAATGGTATCTGGGAAATGGCCAGTGGCCAGAGTGGCGGCAGTATCGGGGCTTTTGCGGAAGGAGGCATGGTAAATGAAGCCCGCCTCGGGCTGATCGGGGAGAAAGGAGCGGAGCTCGTGATTCCGAACTGGATGATCAAGTCGCCCAAATATGCCAATACAGTAGCCTACCTGGAGGCGGAGCGCCAAAAAGGCGTAACGGCTTTTGCCACCGGTGGCCCAACCTCGGAAACTTCCCTGCCGGCACCGCGTCCAGTGGAAGAAAACCAGGGCTATACTCCTTACGAACAAGCCATGCTCAGCCGTTTGGATTCACTTACTGATGAAATTAAGGCCTGGCCTACCAAGCTGCAGGTTTATAATGATGTGGGGCAAACGCAGGAAAAGCTGGAGCTTTTAAATGAAATTCGGGAAATGTCACGCGGGTAA
- a CDS encoding alginate lyase family protein: MDLKSILAIIVAFFTGKSDQEKAEVAKQIQDTLQEQLKPQPPKVVPQPPVTPEPKPEPPKAPTGQISGLTTNPNRLNSNKEAAKKGDKLMQKAINNVIKLGQDWLNQKVSYVTEKTKLIPGVKDSLHYFMSMAPYWHLIKGEWVRKDAQANGISEAIGDVTRLQKQLMPAVENLSKAYVATDDQNLKDKFAKRVIDICTSFFLDSKTGMMPSFIYANAVPGQVRVESAVEGRPFIIVANWLLFLQDSKFYTEAFRKGMQKWFADLAYWLEFSATGKKANEETVGNIASIYEAQLVAFNAFGGNMDYAAKRRAKAIARLFHDIAPDGGLPEEKKRVKAFMYHCKAIDAIYLCARIYNSLGQGIWYEERSGKMPLLEVIRYMLPYFMGKKRFNNSEKITYSYFVQPLRTALLVYEKYLTQQEKKDINTILEKNDPIRDGAPDLFDEPFLDWR; this comes from the coding sequence ATGGATTTAAAAAGTATTTTAGCCATCATTGTGGCCTTTTTCACCGGCAAATCAGACCAGGAAAAAGCGGAAGTGGCCAAGCAAATTCAGGATACCCTCCAGGAGCAACTTAAGCCGCAACCGCCCAAAGTAGTGCCTCAGCCACCGGTAACCCCCGAGCCTAAGCCCGAGCCACCGAAAGCCCCAACTGGCCAAATTAGTGGTTTAACCACTAACCCCAACCGCTTAAACAGTAACAAAGAGGCGGCCAAAAAAGGGGACAAGTTAATGCAGAAAGCCATTAACAATGTTATCAAACTAGGTCAGGATTGGCTGAATCAAAAAGTGAGTTACGTAACGGAAAAGACCAAGCTTATCCCGGGCGTAAAAGACAGCTTGCATTATTTTATGTCAATGGCCCCTTATTGGCATTTAATTAAAGGCGAGTGGGTAAGGAAAGATGCACAAGCGAACGGCATTTCAGAAGCTATCGGGGACGTTACCAGGTTGCAAAAACAATTAATGCCGGCCGTAGAAAATTTATCCAAAGCCTACGTGGCCACCGATGACCAAAACTTAAAAGATAAGTTTGCTAAACGAGTAATTGATATCTGCACCAGCTTTTTCCTGGATAGTAAAACGGGTATGATGCCAAGTTTTATTTACGCGAACGCTGTACCAGGTCAAGTAAGAGTGGAAAGTGCTGTTGAGGGACGTCCCTTTATTATAGTGGCTAATTGGCTGTTATTTTTACAGGATAGTAAATTTTATACAGAAGCTTTCCGGAAAGGCATGCAGAAATGGTTTGCCGATTTAGCCTACTGGTTAGAATTTAGTGCCACTGGCAAAAAAGCCAATGAAGAAACTGTTGGTAATATTGCTTCGATTTACGAAGCTCAGCTGGTAGCATTTAATGCTTTTGGAGGCAACATGGATTACGCTGCCAAAAGGCGCGCAAAGGCAATTGCCAGACTATTCCACGATATAGCGCCAGACGGCGGGCTGCCGGAGGAAAAGAAAAGGGTAAAAGCTTTTATGTATCACTGTAAAGCCATCGATGCCATTTATCTATGTGCCCGGATTTACAACAGCTTGGGGCAAGGAATCTGGTATGAAGAGCGGAGTGGTAAAATGCCTTTGTTAGAAGTTATCCGCTACATGCTGCCGTACTTCATGGGTAAAAAACGTTTTAATAATAGCGAGAAAATAACTTACTCTTATTTTGTTCAACCGCTTAGAACCGCATTGTTGGTATACGAGAAGTATTTAACCCAGCAGGAAAAGAAGGATATAAATACGATTCTGGAAAAAAACGATCCTATCAGAGACGGTGCCCCAGACTTATTTGATGAACCTTTCCTGGATTGGCGCTAA
- a CDS encoding tyrosine-type recombinase/integrase has protein sequence MAKNDLKTSKNGYQYRPARLVISKNSAGNPDLSRSWYVVYYIYSEVTGKLERQRKEGEINAAKTINDRKSIGKKLAEDINTLLANDYIINKPGAELEEEVESDPANAHLPFDVTRRTLLDGFVYFKEVYFSSILPGTQKGYNSLFRALFEWFEQKEKEDGKNWLNLIFIEFNVHVANAFFDYLKNEKEVKFKGEKKKGVSNKTFNNYLTYFATFYNFFIDRSLLAVHQNPLARFNKKNTETNQHTPFTNKQIQLIKAKMLEKKAHQLLTFVQFLYYTFGRPGKEVRLLQVKDIRAKTIFFPASRAKNATGAHVGIPPELELIIQENNYREYPPHYYIFTLKGKPGPEPVGINYFPRNHAKILELVGITEPDYSLYGYKHTGNINLYNATKDLKAVQRQNRHKTSAQTDTYLRALGLLQDEDPIINFPKFGGEDPENKKANDL, from the coding sequence ATGGCAAAAAATGATCTAAAAACTTCCAAAAATGGCTACCAATATCGACCGGCCAGACTCGTAATTTCAAAAAATTCTGCCGGCAATCCGGACCTTTCCCGCAGCTGGTACGTGGTGTACTACATTTACTCCGAAGTTACCGGCAAGCTCGAACGCCAGCGCAAAGAAGGTGAAATAAATGCTGCCAAAACCATCAACGACCGGAAGTCCATTGGCAAGAAACTCGCTGAAGATATCAATACCCTCCTGGCCAACGATTACATTATTAATAAACCAGGTGCGGAGCTGGAGGAGGAAGTTGAATCCGATCCGGCAAATGCCCACCTGCCATTTGACGTTACTAGAAGAACGCTGCTCGATGGTTTTGTTTACTTTAAAGAAGTTTACTTCAGCTCTATTCTACCAGGTACCCAGAAAGGGTATAATTCCTTATTCCGAGCGCTTTTTGAGTGGTTTGAACAAAAAGAAAAAGAAGATGGGAAGAACTGGCTTAATTTAATTTTTATTGAGTTCAACGTGCACGTTGCCAATGCCTTTTTTGATTACCTCAAAAACGAGAAAGAAGTAAAATTTAAAGGTGAAAAAAAGAAAGGAGTCAGCAACAAAACATTTAATAATTACCTGACTTACTTTGCCACCTTCTATAATTTTTTTATTGACCGGAGCTTATTAGCCGTTCATCAGAATCCATTAGCAAGATTTAACAAAAAGAACACTGAAACTAACCAACACACGCCCTTTACTAATAAACAAATCCAACTAATCAAGGCCAAAATGCTGGAGAAAAAAGCGCACCAGCTGCTTACATTTGTGCAGTTTCTCTACTATACTTTTGGACGGCCGGGCAAAGAAGTGCGCCTTTTACAAGTAAAAGATATCCGCGCCAAAACAATCTTCTTTCCAGCTAGTCGGGCTAAAAATGCCACCGGTGCGCACGTAGGTATTCCTCCGGAGCTGGAGTTAATCATTCAAGAAAATAACTACCGGGAGTACCCTCCCCATTATTATATATTTACTTTAAAAGGGAAGCCCGGACCAGAGCCGGTGGGCATTAATTATTTCCCGCGAAATCACGCTAAAATTTTAGAACTGGTTGGTATTACCGAGCCGGATTATAGTTTGTACGGTTATAAGCACACCGGCAACATAAACCTTTACAATGCCACCAAGGATTTAAAAGCGGTCCAGCGGCAAAACCGGCATAAAACCAGCGCCCAAACTGATACTTACCTGCGGGCTTTAGGCTTGCTCCAAGATGAAGATCCTATTATAAATTTTCCGAAGTTCGGCGGAGAAGATCCCGAAAACAAAAAAGCCAACGACTTATAA
- a CDS encoding ABC transporter ATP-binding protein encodes MKSLRYLNKYLLKYKWHLLLGTLFIIISNIFGIIPAQIVRYAFNLIVEGINQYHLFEGTSKQAEIYNVFARNVTLYGGLIILLALLKGVFTFYMRQTIIVMSRLVENDMKNEIYAHYQTLPLSFYRRNNTGDLMARISEDVSRVRMYLGPAIMYGINLVVLFLLVVPYMFYINPKLTFYTLLPLPILSVSIYYVNNIIERKSDEIQRSLSGITTFVQEAFSGIRVLKSFVREDDSHQNFTVASDVYKQKSLDLNFVNSLFFPLILFLIGLSTIITVYVGGQEVIKGSITAGNIAEFLIYVNMLTWPVTSLGWTTSLVQRAAASQSRINEFLETKTEIISRSNVQQTITGDIVFDKVNFIYPDTGIHALKDISFRIKHGETLAILGNTGSGKSTVAALLCRLYDTTNGRIEIDGVDIRDYHIPTLRSQIGYVPQDVFLFSDTIRNNIGFGSEKMTEEQMAQAAKDADVYENIMRFPEKFDTKLGERGITLSGGQKQRVSMARALVREPAILILDDSLSAVDTKTENAILNNLQRIMHNRTSIIISHRVSSVKLADQILVLDDGEIVQHGTHQNLMQEEGLYKSLYERQLQTEEQD; translated from the coding sequence GTGAAATCACTCCGTTACTTAAATAAATATTTACTCAAATATAAATGGCACCTCTTGCTGGGCACGCTGTTTATTATTATCTCCAACATCTTCGGCATAATTCCGGCGCAGATTGTGCGCTACGCTTTTAACTTAATTGTAGAAGGCATTAACCAATACCACTTGTTTGAAGGCACCAGCAAGCAAGCCGAAATTTATAACGTATTTGCCCGCAATGTAACGCTGTACGGCGGCCTGATTATTTTGCTGGCTTTATTAAAAGGCGTGTTTACGTTTTACATGCGCCAAACTATTATCGTGATGTCGCGGCTGGTAGAGAACGACATGAAAAACGAAATTTACGCACACTACCAAACCTTGCCCCTCAGCTTTTACCGCCGCAACAACACCGGCGATTTAATGGCCCGCATTTCCGAAGACGTGAGCCGGGTGCGCATGTATCTAGGCCCGGCGATTATGTACGGCATTAACCTGGTGGTGCTATTTTTACTGGTGGTGCCTTATATGTTTTACATTAACCCCAAGCTTACTTTTTATACGTTGCTGCCTTTGCCGATTTTATCGGTGAGCATTTACTACGTAAATAACATTATCGAGCGTAAATCCGACGAAATTCAGCGGAGCCTTTCGGGCATAACTACGTTTGTGCAGGAAGCTTTTTCGGGTATCCGGGTTTTAAAATCGTTTGTGCGCGAAGACGATTCGCATCAGAATTTTACTGTGGCCAGCGACGTGTACAAACAAAAGTCTTTGGATTTAAACTTTGTAAACTCACTTTTCTTCCCGTTAATTTTATTTTTAATTGGCCTTAGTACCATTATTACCGTGTACGTGGGCGGGCAGGAAGTTATTAAAGGCAGCATTACGGCCGGTAACATTGCCGAATTTTTAATTTACGTGAACATGCTTACCTGGCCGGTAACTTCGCTGGGCTGGACTACCAGTTTGGTGCAACGAGCGGCCGCCTCCCAGAGCCGCATTAACGAGTTTCTGGAAACCAAAACCGAGATTATTTCCCGGAGTAACGTGCAGCAAACTATTACGGGCGATATTGTTTTTGACAAGGTAAACTTTATATATCCCGACACCGGCATTCACGCGTTAAAAGACATTTCATTCCGGATAAAACACGGCGAAACCTTGGCAATATTGGGCAATACCGGTTCCGGAAAAAGCACGGTGGCGGCCTTGTTGTGCCGGCTCTACGATACCACCAATGGCCGCATTGAAATTGACGGGGTAGACATCCGGGATTACCATATACCTACCTTGCGCAGCCAGATTGGCTACGTGCCCCAGGACGTATTTTTGTTCTCCGATACCATCCGCAACAACATTGGTTTTGGCTCCGAAAAAATGACCGAAGAACAAATGGCGCAGGCTGCCAAAGATGCCGACGTATACGAAAATATCATGCGTTTTCCGGAAAAATTTGATACTAAACTGGGCGAGCGGGGCATCACGCTGTCGGGCGGGCAAAAGCAACGGGTATCCATGGCGCGGGCTTTGGTACGGGAACCGGCTATTCTGATTCTGGATGACTCTCTAAGCGCCGTAGATACCAAAACCGAAAACGCTATCCTGAATAATTTGCAACGCATCATGCACAACCGCACGTCTATTATCATCTCGCACCGGGTTTCGTCGGTAAAACTGGCCGACCAGATTTTGGTGCTCGACGACGGTGAAATTGTACAGCACGGCACCCACCAGAATTTAATGCAGGAAGAAGGTTTGTATAAATCGTTGTACGAGCGGCAATTACAAACCGAAGAGCAGGATTAG